In Bacteroides coprosuis DSM 18011, the following are encoded in one genomic region:
- a CDS encoding hypothetical protein (KEGG: bth:BT_0779 hypothetical protein~SPTR: Putative uncharacterized protein;~IMG reference gene:2504107412) produces MKKLVLTVALFFGLGTVATYAQQEVKEQAVQEVVQDEFVKIEISELPEAVVNTIKKITKKAQFKKHMSLKNMELKLTR; encoded by the coding sequence ATGAAAAAGTTAGTATTAACAGTCGCATTATTTTTCGGTTTGGGTACAGTTGCAACATATGCTCAACAAGAAGTAAAAGAACAAGCAGTCCAAGAAGTAGTACAAGATGAATTTGTAAAAATTGAAATATCAGAACTTCCTGAAGCTGTAGTTAACACCATTAAAAAGATTACGAAGAAAGCACAGTTCAAGAAGCATATGTCTCTGAAAAATATGGAATTAAAACTTACAAGGTAG
- a CDS encoding efflux transporter, RND family, MFP subunit (COGs: COG0845 Membrane-fusion protein~InterPro IPR006143~KEGG: pdi:BDI_0706 component of multidrug efflux system~SPTR: Putative uncharacterized protein;~TIGRFAM: Secretion protein HlyD~IMG reference gene:2504107414~TIGRFAM: RND family efflux transporter, MFP subunit), whose product MRTIIPICLVLLLSSCSSDKKETGNQDFKVTVGEAKSFSSTDDRRYTFSTKPYNTSQLSFRVGGPVVKFDVHPGQYFRKGQLIAAIDNRDFIIRKEQTKAVFQQTENEFIRISNLYNKGNVSGSRYEKTHAEYVTAKTAYETATNELNDTYMKAPFDGFIQSVEIEKHQDVRPSQTVVTFIDITKLKAETYIPEQLAIDLGKAAKNSIEVSLAFDKLPEKKMTTREITVSQSTTYNNLSYLLTAIIDNEDYSLLGGMTGSLVLPSSKDSSKASIFVPQQAVCNQPQKGTYVWVLRGNKTESVSVKLGDLHRDNLVEIVSGLQENDKVVTSNTNLLFEGREVSSL is encoded by the coding sequence ATGAGAACTATTATTCCTATTTGTTTAGTATTACTTTTATCATCTTGCAGTTCTGATAAAAAAGAAACGGGCAATCAAGATTTTAAAGTGACAGTGGGAGAAGCTAAATCTTTTTCCTCAACAGATGATCGTCGGTACACATTTAGTACCAAGCCCTATAATACTTCCCAACTATCTTTTAGAGTTGGAGGTCCAGTTGTTAAATTTGACGTTCATCCTGGACAATATTTCAGGAAAGGGCAGCTTATTGCAGCTATAGATAATCGTGATTTCATTATCCGCAAAGAACAAACTAAAGCTGTGTTTCAACAAACAGAAAATGAATTTATAAGAATAAGCAATCTATATAATAAAGGGAATGTATCTGGTAGTCGCTATGAAAAAACTCATGCAGAGTATGTTACGGCAAAAACCGCATACGAAACTGCTACTAATGAGTTGAATGATACCTATATGAAAGCTCCTTTTGATGGATTTATCCAGTCGGTAGAAATTGAAAAACACCAAGATGTTCGTCCGTCACAAACTGTAGTAACGTTTATAGATATTACAAAGTTGAAAGCAGAAACTTATATTCCTGAGCAACTAGCTATAGATCTTGGTAAAGCAGCAAAAAACTCTATTGAAGTAAGTCTAGCTTTTGATAAGCTACCCGAGAAAAAGATGACTACTCGTGAAATTACTGTTTCTCAGAGTACAACTTATAATAACTTATCCTATCTCCTAACAGCTATCATTGATAATGAAGATTATAGCTTATTGGGTGGAATGACAGGTTCGTTGGTTTTACCATCTAGTAAGGATAGTAGTAAAGCATCCATCTTCGTTCCCCAGCAAGCTGTTTGCAATCAACCCCAAAAAGGTACGTATGTGTGGGTGTTGCGTGGTAATAAAACAGAGTCTGTGTCGGTAAAACTAGGTGATTTACATCGTGATAACCTAGTAGAAATAGTATCAGGGCTTCAAGAGAATGATAAAGTAGTAACATCGAATACAAACTTGTTATTTGAAGGAAGAGAAGTCTCTTCGCTCTAA
- a CDS encoding acriflavin resistance protein (COGs: COG0841 Cation/multidrug efflux pump~InterPro IPR001036~KEGG: pdi:BDI_0705 AcrB/AcrD/AcrF family transporter~PFAM: Acriflavin resistance protein~SPTR: Transporter, AcrB/D/F family;~IMG reference gene:2504107413~PFAM: AcrB/AcrD/AcrF family): MEKFVKYFLSSKSFTWLLMILILGGGLFSYFNMGKLEDAPFTIKQAVVITPYPGASPMEVETEVTDVLAEAIQEMGELYYIKTDNREGLSKMTIYLKKELRADQMQQSWDLLRRKVGDAQAKLPEGASKSIVQDDFGDVLGVFYGLHGQGFTPRQLEDYAIEIKNGLLNVKDVAKVTLYGIQKRSLYRNYLAAHTSISK, translated from the coding sequence ATGGAAAAATTTGTAAAATACTTTTTATCTAGCAAGTCATTTACATGGTTGCTAATGATCCTAATATTGGGTGGGGGATTGTTCTCCTATTTTAATATGGGTAAACTAGAAGATGCTCCTTTTACCATCAAGCAAGCTGTAGTAATTACACCATACCCTGGTGCTTCTCCTATGGAAGTAGAAACTGAGGTTACGGATGTACTTGCAGAAGCTATTCAGGAGATGGGCGAACTCTATTACATAAAGACAGATAACAGAGAAGGTCTGTCTAAAATGACTATCTATTTAAAGAAAGAGCTTAGAGCCGACCAGATGCAACAGAGCTGGGACTTGCTTCGACGTAAAGTGGGAGATGCCCAAGCAAAATTACCTGAGGGTGCTTCTAAATCAATCGTTCAAGATGATTTTGGTGATGTATTAGGTGTGTTTTATGGCCTTCATGGTCAAGGATTTACTCCTCGACAGCTAGAAGATTATGCTATAGAAATTAAAAATGGTTTGCTTAATGTGAAAGATGTAGCAAAAGTTACTCTTTATGGTATCCAAAAAAGATCCTTGTATAGGAACTATTTAGCAGCTCACACTTCCATATCCAAGTGA